The Vairimorpha necatrix chromosome 1, complete sequence genome contains a region encoding:
- a CDS encoding putative SP-containing membrane protein, with protein sequence MNAIIFYFGLSTFIATIITTKINQKILLNKIKDINSAKNCYLFESQIHDSDLSLDEVQYIGHTIWRELTNKKEFRKTLKTNNLDGIFNDKKEYYFNKYINKLLIGFNLKSEGTKTPELIKDENGFIEQTVFMTQDILRSLNLCYKDTISKAKSFKDIIHKIFEKNLCLKHYGKDKLPGVFHRHCGDFAEHYINCKVYDSLYMKQWFEKHREFLSPRRCIENNIDSDNGNTKFTTYSEDTLDSHTTTTTQNPGNWTNTNKNNKRKVKSTTQSNITNSDDSINTSTPTNFNSNTDTTITTNSDNILNTNMTNTSDLLTSQNINYDLLNAHNSGNATNNTIAHVDFGNNNLGFNTNNGILSGNGSYMIGSFIIFIVMLIIGSISFIFYRRKKNSAKYSLIKLEKNIRRAEFP encoded by the coding sequence ATGAAtgcaataattttttattttggaTTGTCTACATTTATAGCTACTATAATAACGACTAAAATCAAtcagaaaatattattaaacaaGATCAAGGATATTAATAGTGCCAAAAACTGCTATTTGTTTGAATCGCAAATTCATGATTCTGATCTTTCACTTGATGAAGTTCAATATATTGGACATACTATATGGAGAGAATTAACTAATAAAAAGGAGTTTAGAAAAACTTTGAAAACAAACAATTTAGAtggtatttttaatgataaaaaagaatattatttCAATAAGTACATAAATAAACTATTGATTggttttaatttaaaaagtgAAGGCACTAAGACACCAGAACTAATAAAAGATGAAAATGGTTTTATTGAACAAACAGTTTTCATGACACAAGATATCTTAAgatctttaaatttatgcTATAAAGATACCATTAGTAAAGCAAAATCATTTAAAGATATcattcataaaatttttgaaaaaaatttgtgtCTCAAACATTACGGCAAAGACAAGTTACCAGGAGTTTTTCATAGACATTGTGGAGATTTTGCGGaacattatattaattgtaAGGTGTACGATAGTCTTTATATGAAACAATGGTTTGAAAAGCACCGAGAGTTTTTATCACCTAGAAGATgtattgaaaataatatagatTCTGATAATGGGAATACTAAATTTACTACATATAGTGAAGATACACTAGATAGCCATACTACCACTACCACCCAAAATCCTGGCAATTGGACTAatactaataaaaataacaaacgTAAGGTTAAAAGTACTACTCAATCCAATATTACAAATTCGGACGACAGTATTAATACCTCTACTCCCACTAATTTTAACTCAAATACTGATACTACTATTACTACTAATAgtgataatattttgaataCCAATATGACGAATACTTCTGATTTATTAACTAgccaaaatataaattatgatTTGTTGAATGCACATAATAGTGGGAATGCAACTAATAACACTATTGCTCATGTTGATTTTGGGAATAATAACTTAGGATTTAATACAAACAATGGTATATTATCGGGTAATGGTTCTTATATGATTGGAAgctttattatatttatagtgaTGCTTATAATCGGAAGCattagttttatattttatcgaagaaaaaaaaattccgctaaatatagtttaataaaactagaaaaaaatataaggcGCGCAGAATTTccataa